CTTTGCGTAAATCAGGCATGCTTCCTCCTCGCTGCCAGGCGCAGCCACTTCTGATCGACGAGACGGGCGGTGTAGCCCTTCAGGGTTGGGATTTCGGAAGGTGCCGGAGTAGTCTTACGGCGGCGCGCTGGCATGCGGAAGATTGCGCGCTCAATGACTTTAGCGAGGGGACTGTGCATCACGCCTCCTGCTTATCGCGCAACTGCTGGAACTCGCAGCCGGTCGGGATAGTCACTGCCAGACCAAATTGGGCGCACCAGGCTTCGACCTTGCACATAAAGATATGCATCTCACCGGTATCGAGGCGGGAAGTGTGGCGTGGTTCCCAAGTGGTCTCTTTGGTGCCGGTAATGAAGTCCGTATAGGTTACCTCTTCGCAGCCGAGGTAAGTCTTTTTGAGGTTGCGCTTAACCCATTCCGGCGTTGCGTCGGTGCGCCCGGAGTTAATCAGGTATTCGCTGATTTCACCCATCCACATATGAAAAAGTGCGTTCTGAGAGAGGCTGCGCTTCTCGCGCCACGGTTTGACCTGAAGGCGGAAGCACTGGCCAGCATCCAGCAGCGGCTGAATCTGCTGACCGATGGCAGCGAAGTTGCCTCGATGAAGTTTGATGCCGTCTGATGGCAGGTTCATACGGCCCCCTTAACGGAAACCGCAGAATGCAGAAAATCGCAGGTGCATTTCTGCATCTGTGACAAGGTGATTTGCTCGTTGTGTGTGCGCATAAACGTCCCCGTTTAGCGCAAAGGTACCGCCGGGGCTCAATCCGGCGGCATTGATATTATGGCGGGTTGATAATGCTAAATCAATGTTGCTTGACGTTTAGTTTCACGGCGTCGAATGGGTTAGGCATCGATATTCACCTTTATCGCAAATACTTTTACCGGCTCGGGCCCGAAGTGCGGGTGCGTAATGGTCTTTACTTCAAAGCCGTCATACGGCACTACAATTCGGCGGCTGGCATCATCTTTCCGTGGATAGCCGCGCGTGATGATCAGCGTGTCATACCATCGATTAAAGATGCGATTACCCCAGTACGGATTCACCAGGCGATACTCCTCGGTTTTCTCCCCGCGCTTCATGGCGTCGAAGTACTCACCTTTGACTGCAAGCTGTAAAGTAGCCACCTCACCCCTCCTGCTCAGGCGCTGCCGGGTATGCGCTACCGACTTGCCCGGGCTCATTACTACCGCTGCAAGCGTTGCGGTGGTCATTAGCGTGCGGGCATCGCTTATTGCCACAATCCGGGCAAACGACAAAGCGCATGTCGGTAATACCCACGGGACGACATGTGCGGCACCAGCATTTCTCATGTGACTTGGTTGACGTTTCCGAGTTTTCACGAAAATTGTTGGTTGACGAATTTTCATTTTCCCGAAAACTGCCAAACACAGGCGCTGCCGCCAGTCGACGAATGATGTTTTTTACGCTCTCAATGCGTTCATCATCGTCACAGTCGACAGTGTCAATTCTGTCGAGCATGACCAGAGCGTCGTTAGCATCAGCGTTTGCAGTCCACCCATCCGGCACCGTAGCCGCCGTTACAGGCCCGGTTTTGAGCATGGCGGCGCGGCAGGCGTTCCAGCCCATGCCAAATAGGTGGTTTTTGGTTTTGCCATCTTTGACGGCAACCTTAACCCCACCAGCCTGTGTGAAAATGCGGAATTCTCCAACATCAGGCACAGCCACAGGCGCTGGCGGTGCGGCGTAAAGCTTCTCACCAACGGCAGGTTTGCGTGATACCCCGTCGTCGGCGTACCAGCAGACTCCGATATTATCCACCTTCGCCACCGGCTCTCTGTCGATTCCCGCCAGCAGCATGCGGGCAAGCGCCCGTTCAGTGTGCGTTTCACCGTTGAATGCCAGAACCTCAAGTTCATCGCGGTTAAATTGCCCTGTCATTATCGAGTCCTCAGTTGCAGGCCTTCAGAAGAATTAAGCTTGCGCAAAACGTGATATTCACAGTCGTCAAGCTCGATAATTTTGCAGCCATCCATATTGGCTTCGCGGATAACGTCTGCCGCTATCGTAGGCTGGTCATGTAATTCGCAAATCAGATAAGCGGCGTAGAAAACTCCACGCTCGAATTCAGTCATTTTCGACATACCTACTCCCCCACTTCCAGTTTGATGCCAGCGGCGGCAAGGCTCTTAGTAACCTCGTCGATACATGAATTCCAGCTATGCGCAGCAAAAGGCAAATTTGAAGAATCAACCTTTGGCGGCAACTTAACGCTCACCGTCCGCGCTTCCAGCTCATCGATGCGCTGGCGAAGTACGCTGATTTTTTCGCGAAGGTCTACTGGCGCCACGTTGTCAGCATCTTTACCGAAGCCTAATGCATCTCGCACCGCCCTTGATTCACAGCGACGCTGGTCAGCCTCCCCTGGCGACATGGAGTAACGTGACAGTTGATGCCGGTAATCAGCAATACGCTTCTTGTCGGCGTCACGCTCTGCCAGCAGGGCGCGCAACGCATCAGCGGCATGCTGGCACTGCTCAACAAGGCTAACCGTGCAACCAGTGTCCATGCCGTCCAAGTCAAAGCGCAGATCTACGGCATCGCCATCAATATCGTCAGGCTCAAAACCGGAGATATTTTCCAGAATATTGGCGCATTGCTCAGCCTGCATCGCCAGCTCGTCGTTGTTAGTCATGCCTGTGTTCTCCCGTAAACCGCCAGTACCCGCTTCATTGCCTCGCTGTTGCGACACTCCTGAAAAATCCGGTTGGTGCTTCTGCGTCCCTCTTTCTCATCCTCGGTGACCATGCGGTAATACACGGTGCGCCAGACCTTACCGTCGACTACCAGAAGCCCCTTTCGCGCCAGATCGCTTGCTGCCTGGTTGATGCCGGTATGCGATACACCGCTGAAGGCAGACACATCAGCCGAGCAGAACGTCTTATGGGTTTTCAGGTATTCAAAAATCGCTTCTTTGCCTGTCATCAGAATCCACCTTTCTTCGTTGCTGGCTTCTCTTCCCGGCTGCGCGCGGTCATACGGGCCGCATCCTGATCGCAGTCATAAATAGCGCCATTGATTTGGTTGCAGTAAACGGTTCCGGTCTTACCGTGACGGTTCAATCGCAGGAGTAACTCCGTTTCGCCTGCCGGCACCGAGTCATCAAATGCACCTTCACGGTGAACGCCAACCCAGTAGTCGCAGTCCTGCTCAATCTGTCCGGTGTCGCGGGAATCGCTGGGTAGAGGTCGCTTGTTGGCTCTTTTCTCCAGTTCGCGGTTAAGCTGTGTCAGCAGCACAACCACGCAACCAAGCTCCTTAGCCAGATTCTTGAGCCCTTTGGTGATCATCCCGAAGGCCAGGTCGTTTCGCTCCGCGCGCTCGGCGGTCATCAGTGTGAGGTAGTCAACCAGCACCATTCCCACAACACCCTTTTCTCGCTTGATTCGGCGGCACTCGGTGACGATCTGCGCCAGCGACAGGCCGGGTGTGTCGTCGATGTAGAGCATGTCGATCTCACGCAACCTG
This Kosakonia cowanii JCM 10956 = DSM 18146 DNA region includes the following protein-coding sequences:
- a CDS encoding ASCH domain-containing protein; protein product: MATLQLAVKGEYFDAMKRGEKTEEYRLVNPYWGNRIFNRWYDTLIITRGYPRKDDASRRIVVPYDGFEVKTITHPHFGPEPVKVFAIKVNIDA
- a CDS encoding NinE family protein, which produces MHSPLAKVIERAIFRMPARRRKTTPAPSEIPTLKGYTARLVDQKWLRLAARRKHA
- a CDS encoding YbcN family protein, which codes for MNLPSDGIKLHRGNFAAIGQQIQPLLDAGQCFRLQVKPWREKRSLSQNALFHMWMGEISEYLINSGRTDATPEWVKRNLKKTYLGCEEVTYTDFITGTKETTWEPRHTSRLDTGEMHIFMCKVEAWCAQFGLAVTIPTGCEFQQLRDKQEA